The region ATGATGGTCACGCGCTTGGCGTGGATGGCGCACAGGTTCGTGTCTTCAAACAGCCCCACCAGGTAGGCCTCGCTCGCCTCCTGCAGCGCCATCACGGCCGAGCTCTGGAAGCGCAAATCGGTCTTAAAGTCCTGCGCGATCTCGCGCACCAGCCGCTGGAACGGCAGCTTGCGGATCAGCAGCTCGGTCGACTTCTGGTAGCGCCGGATCTCCCGCAGGGCCACGGTGCCCGGCCGGTAGCGATGCGGCTTCTTGACGCCGCCCGTGGCCGGCGCGCTCTTGCGAGCCGCCTTGGTGGCCAGCTGCTTCCGCGGCGCCTTGCCACCGGTCGACTTGCGGGCAGTCTGCTTCGTACGCGCCATAGTATCTCACAGGTTTTATTCACCGACCCCCTAGGCAGTCTCATTTATAGACGTAGCCTAGTCTTGATTGGACCAGAAAAGCTAGCAATTTCCGAAATTGTAATCTCATTGGTTAGAATTCAATCCTATTTGGGCAGAAGATTGTAATGCTAGTTTCTTTACTTACAACCTCCATTTTCCAGTCCTTTTCTATAATCttatcacattttttttaagCCCTTTTCTTTATATTGCTGTTAACTTTCGTAAGAACAATCTATGAAGTATTTTTGCACGCTTGGGATTTATATTTTAGCAAGTTCTTTAAGAATACAAGCACGCCCTAGGTTTCAGCCTGCATTTCCACTTACTAGTTATTGTAACTCCTCTCccataactaacatttatttagctCCTGATATTGAGCTAAGCGAGAGCTACATTACGACTGAGGTTCAACAAAACAATATGTAGTTGAAGGAACCGGAAATTAAACTTAACCTTTACCCGGTTCGGAACTACACCAAAATTGTGTGCTGATGCTTACCAACTCAGAGCCGTCTGCCTCCCCCCATCCCCCGAGTGCGGTTTTCTCCTCAATCCATCAATGCATAATTAGGTCCTATGGACAAAACGCTTTAAGTAAGGGAAAATAACACCGGAAATATTAATTTCTCCCTTACAATAGTGAATAGTTTTAAATAGTCAAGTTGCTTATTAGTCATTTAACGTTCAAGGATCAAAGCACATAAATTATTCGTTGATTACTGAGTTGCTAGCATATTTTCAATAAAGTGTTTCCTAATGCTTACAGTTTCAaatcttttatattctttatacaGAAATTTAAGatcttttgccttttgtttcctgtgctttgaagaatttctcagaaaattacatataataaaacaaaagttATGTAAGGTTACCaatgcttaaaattttaataactaacaaatatatttaaaatatgcttatttgATTGGAACAACATCCCATATAAAAACTCAAACCTGAGAATAAAATTAGGCCCAAGAGGCTCAAAACATAGCTCCAAGGTATGATGATCACTTTCCTGAAGTTAAAAGTGATTTTGAGAGTTTTTCCTGAACGTTAAACACAAGGTAGACAGTATCTGTGATATATGGTTGCCTTAGAAGTCACCTTTAATAACAGAATGCTGATTCATATTAGACGTCTCCTTAGGCAGCAGCAATCGCCTGCCATAGGGAGAAGATCTAAAACATCAGTGAGAAAGTGTTGGTGATATGAACAACTGTTACCATATCCTGTGGTTATTTTGTAATAACGTCTTGTAGATACAGAGCACcgctcagtattttaaaattttatatgtatattatttaattCCAACTCTGTGAAATAGATGTTATttaactcattttacagataaagaaactgagtctcagatgTTATGGCTCATCCTGGATAAGTGACAAGGCCTACATAATATTCTAAAGCACAAGAATGAAATTACAACGGATCTCCAGTTTTTGCAGGCTTGGGGTATATTTTAAAGCACTAGAGAATTTTCCCAACATACAATCGAATTACTTAACTCAGTTGTTCCCATCAGAAGAAGAAACTACCCCACAGCAGGTGTCTGGGTTATAGCCCAAAGCTGTCCACCCAAGTGtcacatttctttgaaaaaaagatttttttaatttgttttgatgTATCCACTCTTGGCCAAGCTGTATGGGATGTGCTCATTTAAACAAGAAAAGGATTCTCAAGCTGTCTGTTTATATAGAATCCAGCAGTAATGGGACTTGTATTACCTTTGTCAGCCAAAATTGGCAGTTGCCACAGGGGCTTGCtgtctacctctacaaggattaagtcatgggctgctgcagctgctgacctccaACACTCCttgaaggagttcagggtggagagcagaaattaGGCACTCTGTGCTCCGGAAAACTGGCAGGATGggtctttagatagttagatattctcaggagctgatttCATGAGCCCAGTTCTTATAAGAAAATACAGATATAAgatatctagaaaaacactaaaatccttcatggtgataaTTGTTTCTCGTGACTAGCAGAAGTCTCATAATGCCAGCAGAAACTTCtataaaaaatatgtgcttgattgtaTGTGCTCCTTTTGCCAAAATCAAGTATATA is a window of Ovis aries strain OAR_USU_Benz2616 breed Rambouillet chromosome 1, ARS-UI_Ramb_v3.0, whole genome shotgun sequence DNA encoding:
- the LOC101120877 gene encoding histone H3, which produces MARTKQTARKSTGGKAPRKQLATKAARKSAPATGGVKKPHRYRPGTVALREIRRYQKSTELLIRKLPFQRLVREIAQDFKTDLRFQSSAVMALQEASEAYLVGLFEDTNLCAIHAKRVTIMPKDIQLARRIRGERA